The genomic region GCCTGGCTCTTGGCTGTCATACTCGGCTTCACTATGGTCAGTAACATAAAATATTATAGCGGAAAGGAAATTAACCTTCGAAAGGCTGTGCCTTTCTCGGTTGTAGTTTTGATTTCGTTCTTTGTTATCCTAGTTATTAATTCAACAGATAATCTTCCCGAGTTACTGTTTTTAATCTTCCTATCTTATTTTCTATCGGGATTTGTGTTGTGGGTAGTGGTTTATTTTAAGCATCGACGCTCTCAAAGGGATCTGAAAGAGTAATTAAGGACAGTATCAAAGCCATTCTGTCTGCTGAACGACTTGCTACGGCTATGTAATAATTCTATATTGATGTGGACCGGCCATACGCCTCGAGTGTCTTTCGGGGGATTTACTAGATGCCGCCTGTTAGCAGTTTTGTTTTTTTTGGTAAAGTGTAAGCGGGCTTTTGATAATTTTTTAGATTGAAATAAGTGGATAAGGGCAGTTGCTAAATGGTGTGTTTCTATGACTGATCATTTGATAATTTTTGATACAACCATGCGGGACGGAGAACAAAGTCCTGGGGCATCAATGACTCGTGAGGAAAAGCTACGCATTGGCAAACAGCTTGAGCGTATGCGTGTTGACGTGATAGAAGCAGGTTTCCCAGCTGCGAGTAATGGTGATTTTGAATCAGTTAAGGCGGTAGCCGCAGCAATAAAAGACAGTACGGTTTGCGCTTTAGCAAGAACCTCAGAAAATGACATCAGGCGAGCTGCTGAGGCTGTCAAGCCTGCCAAGAGCGCTCGAATCCACACTTTTATCGCGACCTCACCAATCCATATGGAGAAAAAGTTACGGATGAGTGGTGATCAAGTTTTGGAGCTGGCCGTAAAATCGGTCACTTTAGCCCGATCGCTCTGTGAAGACGTGGAGTTTTCCCCTGAAGATGCAGGAAGGTCAGAGCCGGATTATCTTTGTAGAATTCTTGAGGCTGTTATTAAAGCAGGTGCTCGGACCATCAATATTCCTGATACCGTTGGCTACACTATGCCGGATCAGTTCGCAGAATTAGTGCGTAATCTAATCACCCGCATACCTAATGCGGATAAGGCTATATGGTCCGTTCATTGTCATAACGATCTTGGAGTGGCTGTTGCGAATTCGTTAGCGTCGATTGCTTCTGGGGTGCGTCAAATTGAGTGCACAGTCAATGGGCTTGGGGAG from Pseudomonadota bacterium harbors:
- a CDS encoding 2-isopropylmalate synthase, translated to MTDHLIIFDTTMRDGEQSPGASMTREEKLRIGKQLERMRVDVIEAGFPAASNGDFESVKAVAAAIKDSTVCALARTSENDIRRAAEAVKPAKSARIHTFIATSPIHMEKKLRMSGDQVLELAVKSVTLARSLCEDVEFSPEDAGRSEPDYLCRILEAVIKAGARTINIPDTVGYTMPDQFAELVRNLITRIPNADKAIWSVHCHNDLGVAVANSLASIASGVRQIECTVNGLGERAGNASLEEIVMAVRTRQDFFQCDTRIDATQIVPAS